TCTACCAAAGAAATGAGTGTTGAAGATTTTCAAGATTATATAATTAAGGAGTTCACAAAACCTAAGGTTAGAAGGAGTATTAGGGAAACGCTGAAACTTCTAATTAGCAACCCTTTTGCTTATGCTAGAGAAAAATTAGGTAGTGATATTTTCGGGAATCAAATGTTCTCCATTGAAGTAACAAAGGATATAAGGATACTTTACAGCGTTGATTAAAAAATTGTATCGTGTTTATTTGGAGGATTGGGTCTCATAAGGAGGCTTACGGGAGAGATTAGCCTTCTTTTCAACCTCATCAAAGAACTTATCTATTTCTTTCTCGTTTTCAAACTCAATATAAGCGTAACTTTTGCCGTTCTTCTTAACCAATCCAGTCTTCATATGTATAAACTATGCAAAGAGGTTATTAAAGCAATATGCTAATTGAATTTTCTCTTAGTGATTTTTGAAAAATTGTTAAGTAAGAAGGAATAACATTTATTTTTTGGATCCCGGCTTCTTTTTATGTGTTAGAAAAATTGAATAAGCTCTAGTTTACTGAAAAATTCTTTCTTCTATTTTCCTAATCTCATCTAACTTTGTATAATGTACAATAAATACAAGTAAATAGCAATATAATGCAGCATAAATACGATATACATTGATTAAAATATATTGTAATATGATAATGTATTTGAATTGAGTTAATTATTTCTATAACTGAGCAAATCTGTGTAATTGAAATATAAGTGTACGTATAAATATTTGTGGAAATATTTATTACAATACCTATAATAATGAAAAATAAGAAAGACTTTCTTACCCATATTTTATCGGAAAGAATCCACGTGGTAATGTTAGTTGATACTATGCTTAAAGTTGACCGAAAGGTTTATCACTGAGCGCCCCTCTTTAATGTTATAGGGGACCGGGAGGTTATAGTATTCTAATCAAGGTTGCGTATTGGTCGATATTTTGTCCTCTCGATCCCCTTTAAGTATTAAAGCTTTTTACTTGAAGAAAAATTCAAAATTACTCAAGAGTTACCATTTTTAAAGTTCTCTATTAACTTGAATATAAATTTATTGAATTATTTGCGTTCGAGATAGTCTCTTAAGTGCAGAGTATTTAGTGAGGGACTCCAATCCTGTCAAAGGTATGGGGAACGTATTGGGGGCAATGAAGTTCCTCGGCTTAAGCTTTTCCTTAACTTTCACCCTTTTTTAACTCTTTAATGATATTAGACAAAAAGTATTAATAATATGGATAAACGTAATTTTTCTCTCCTCAAACATCACTGTACTAAATCCTATGAAGCGTAAACGTTTAGAAAAAATTCTTAATAATTATTAAATTTAATTAGTATTTCTATTTATAAAAATTAATAAATATTTTAAAAGGTTTATTCTCTTAAACGTCTAGGTAAAAGTAATGATTCTAGGTAAGAAATATCTTTAAGTATTTTAGCAAATTTACCTTCGACATAATTTTCCCCAAAGTCCCCAAAGAATTCATTTCTAATTCGGATTATCGTAGCTAATCTTTTAGGTTTAAATTCTATTTCATTACCTAATATGTTCTTCATGGCTACTCTTCCAGCAGTAACTGCAATATCTGCAGTCATTGGAATTTCCTTATCTTCAAATGTTACACAATCACCTGCGCCATAAACGTCATTATATTCAATTGACTTAAGATTTTTGTCTACGAGTAGTCTATGATTTTTATTAGCATGTAAATTGCCTATTATTTGTGGTCCTTTTAAACCTCCTGCGAAAATAGTTAATTCAGTTTTAATCTCACCATAACTTGTGACTACAGAATCTTTTTTGATTTCTATAGCTTCTACTCCTAACATTAGATTGACTCCTAACTCCCTTAATAGATCTTCAGCCTTTTTTGACGAGGCGGTAGACATAGTTGGTAGTAATCTATTTCTTCTTTGAATTAAAGTGATCTTCTTCCCCTTTATATTCCCAGCTAACTCTACACCAGTTGCGCCTCCCCCTATGATAGTTATATCCTTAACTTCATTTAATCTTCTCTTTAACTCTATAGCATCTTCTAATGTTTCTATTTTGTGCGCATACTCTTTAGCTCCTTTTAATCGTGGAAGATTTTGATGATGACCTAAGCTTACTATAAGTTTATCATAAGTTAATTCCTTACTATTATCAATTATAACTTTCTTATATTTAAAATCAATTTTTTGCACATTTCCAATTATAACTTTCTTATATTTTACTATAATATCTTCTAATTTCTTCATTCCACATATAAAATCAATTATCCATGGCGTTAAGAGAAAATAGTCCTTTCTGTCAATTACTAAGGAATTTTCTTTATTTTGATTATAAGCTGAAACTCCTGCGAATCCTCCGCCTAAGATAAGTATCATTTAAATGCCCTCTAATTTCTCTCTAAATATTGAAAGAACGTATTCTCCAACTTGCTTGAACGTTAGTTTAGGTGGCATTGGTCTCTCATTTGGATCTACTATTGCATCTAAAAGTGCAGGTCCTTTAGTGTTTAGAAAATCTTCTATTATTTCCTCAGCCTCTTTCGGCTCTTCTAATCTAAATCCTTTAAATCCAATAGATT
The genomic region above belongs to Saccharolobus caldissimus and contains:
- a CDS encoding NAD(P)/FAD-dependent oxidoreductase, with amino-acid sequence MILILGGGFAGVSAYNQNKENSLVIDRKDYFLLTPWIIDFICGMKKLEDIIVKYKKVIIGNVQKIDFKYKKVIIDNSKELTYDKLIVSLGHHQNLPRLKGAKEYAHKIETLEDAIELKRRLNEVKDITIIGGGATGVELAGNIKGKKITLIQRRNRLLPTMSTASSKKAEDLLRELGVNLMLGVEAIEIKKDSVVTSYGEIKTELTIFAGGLKGPQIIGNLHANKNHRLLVDKNLKSIEYNDVYGAGDCVTFEDKEIPMTADIAVTAGRVAMKNILGNEIEFKPKRLATIIRIRNEFFGDFGENYVEGKFAKILKDISYLESLLLPRRLRE